From Nitrospirota bacterium, a single genomic window includes:
- a CDS encoding tyrosine-type recombinase/integrase — translation MTRIQGLVFHKNGGELSHTYREVRRLCKEQKIEDFVFHDLRHCAVTNLADSGVDTERS, via the coding sequence GTGACACGCATTCAGGGGCTCGTCTTTCACAAGAACGGGGGGGAACTGAGTCATACCTATCGAGAAGTGCGGCGGCTGTGCAAGGAGCAGAAGATTGAAGACTTTGTGTTCCATGACCTCCGGCACTGTGCCGTGACGAACCTCGCAGACTCAGGGGTCGATACCGAACGATCATGA